In one window of Candidatus Dormiibacterota bacterium DNA:
- the purE gene encoding 5-(carboxyamino)imidazole ribonucleotide mutase, with translation MAQTGRAMVGIIMGSRSDWDALGPARDTLAELGIPYDARVVSAHRMPDEMFEYASSAQERGLRVIIAAAGGAAHLPGMTASKTLLPVIGVPIASKALNGVDAFLSIVQMPPGVPVATMAIGGAVNAALLAARILALHDELIGARLLAYVRKMRDDAADSTP, from the coding sequence ATGGCGCAAACCGGGCGCGCGATGGTCGGCATCATCATGGGGAGCCGTTCCGATTGGGATGCGCTCGGGCCCGCGCGCGACACGCTCGCGGAGCTCGGCATCCCCTACGACGCGCGCGTCGTGTCGGCGCACCGCATGCCCGACGAAATGTTCGAGTACGCGTCGAGCGCTCAGGAACGCGGCCTACGCGTCATCATCGCAGCCGCGGGTGGTGCGGCGCACCTTCCCGGCATGACGGCGTCGAAGACCCTGCTCCCGGTGATCGGCGTGCCGATCGCATCGAAGGCTTTGAATGGCGTCGACGCATTTCTTTCCATCGTGCAAATGCCGCCCGGCGTGCCGGTCGCGACGATGGCGATCGGCGGCGCGGTCAACGCCGCGCTCCTGGCCGCGCGCATTCTCGCACTGCACGACGAGCTCATCGGAGCCCGCCTCTTGGCCTACGTGCGCAAGATGCGGGACGACGCCGCCGACAGCACGCCGTGA